Within the bacterium genome, the region GATTTCGCAAGTCTGATAAAATCGGTTAAGCATGGGCTTCTGGTAACACATTTCCATTACACAAATGTGTCCGAGCTCACGAAGCTAACCATAACCGGAATGACTCGAGATGGTCTTTTCGTAGTGGAAAACGGCGAAATAGCATATCCGGTTAAAAACATGCGCTTCACCCAAAGCATTGCCGAAGCCTTAAACAACGTAGTGGCTGTTGCTAAAGAACAGAAGATGGTTGAGGGGTTCTTCTTCGGAGGCGCAATAACTCCAGGCATGATAATAGATGGCTTCAACTTTTCGAGTAAAACGGAGTTCGGCGGATAATATCGGAGGGTAAAATGGCAATACTTGTTGATAAGAACACAAAAGTTTTGGTGCAGGGAATAACCGGTAGAGATGGTTCATTTCATACCAGACTCATGCTCGATTACGGCACCAAAGTCGTGGCTGGGGTCACACCCGGAAAGGGTGGCCAGGAAGTTCATGGGGTGCGGGTTTATAACACAGTGAAGGAAGCTGTCGAGGAAACCGGTGCCAATACATCGATAATTTTCGTCCCGCCAAAATTCGCTGTCGATGCGATATTCGAGGCTGCAGAGGCTGGAATAAAGCTAATCGTCACCATTACAGAAGGCATTCCTGCGCTCGAGGAGTCAAAAGTGTTCGACTTCCTCAAAAAAGTTGGGGCAAGAATGATAGGTCCAAATTGTCCCGGAATCATATCGCCTGGAAAATGCAAGGTAGGAATATTACCCGCTCACATTTTCAAAGAAGGAGATATAGGAATTGTGTCTCGTTCAGGTACTCTCACCTACGAAATCGTGTACAACATAACTAAATCGGGGTTTGGACAGTCGACATGTATCGGCATAGGTGGCGATGCCATCATAGGAACCAACTTCATAGATGTTCTCTCACTGTTCGAAAAGGACCCGCAAACCCGTGGTGTTGTTCTCATAGGCGAAATAGGCGGGACTGACGAACAGGAAGCAGCAGAATTCATAAGAGACCACATGACAAAGCCCGTTGTAGCCTTCATCGCGGGACTTACTGCTCCCCCGGGGAAAAGAATGGGACATGCAGGTGCTATAATATCTGGCTCAGAGGGGACAGCTAAGGAAAAAATAGAAAAATTCAAGGAGTGCGGTGTTCCCGTGGCAAGCATTCCATCGGAAATACCAGCTCTGCTGAAACAAGTGCTAAAAGAAAAAGGCGCAAAATAGGCTATCTCTAATGTGGGGCAAAACCTTAACCAGAGGAGGTCTGTTATGAGATTTGTTTTAAGTTGTTTCTTGCTCGCTTTGTTGTTCACATCCTTCGCTAATGCTACCGACACCAGAGTAATAAGCCTTGGTGGTCCCGTTCCCTACATCTACGATGAAATCAATGTTTTCGGCAACCCCGGGCTTCTGAGCAACTTCTCGAAACGCGTTGTCCTCGAATTGGGAAGCCATACTTCAGGACTTATGGCACTCCCTACCACTTCTGGAGTAACTTCCACCCAAAACGGTTATGCGTTCCTTCCGCTTATGGGAGACAAGTTCTGCATTGGCGTTGCGGGACTTAGGCACATGGACGACTTCGACAACATCGAACTGCCAGCAGACCTCGAGGCTCCTGACAACAGTGTTGACCTCCTTTTCTCGGGACTTCTGGGCGACTTAGGAATCGGTCTTGGGATTCACCGTGCCTCGAATTTCGAAAAAAATGAGCAAACCTCACCTCAGCTGACAACCACCAAAAAAACCTCTGCCACGGGAATAACTGTGGGTGCGGCTATGAATACCGACGAAGAACCCATTTTCGATGCAGCTTTGAACGTCACCATGAACTCCTTCAAGGATGAGACCAAGAGTAGCACAACAACATCCCGCGAGAGCGAGGGTGGAATGTCCATAAGTCTTTATGCTCGCTCGTTTCTGCCCATCGGTGAGTCAAAACTCGTGCCAGCGCTTGAATTCTGGACATTTAGCTACAAGGATATTTCGAAAAATGACGGAACCACAACCACAAACAGTGAAAATAGCCAAATGGAATTTCGTGTCGGGACTGGTTTGATGCTCAATGTGCTTGGCGGATTCATTATGCCTGGTGCAAGAATAGTCTATGCAAAGTCCAAGACTGAAACATCAGACCAGACAGAAGAGCAAACGGCTCTCGTTCTCCCAGAACTTTATCTTGGCATTGAGGTTCCCGTGAAGGATTACCTCTCAATAAGGTGCGGTTACAGGCGTGCGTTCGGACGATTTAACACAAAAGTAACCCCAGAAAGCGGCGGAGAAATAAAAACTTCGCAGGACTGGGCATCAGCAGGCATGGAACCAGAGCTTATAAGCCTCGGTGTGGGACTTCGACTATTCGACGGAAAAGTAACCATAGATGCGTCAATCGAGGAAAATACATTCATTGATGGAACATATATTCTTAGCGGTATCGAGGGACCTCTCTTCGGAAAAGTCTCCATCGGAATTAATTACTAATAACAGAATTGTGGTTAGCGAAAAGTGAGCAGAAAAATTAAGCGGCATCACTTTTTATTGGTGGTGCCGCTTTTTATTGAAATAATCCATCCGGGCTGGCTCACAAATACTTTTTAAGGACATCAACCTTATCGGTTTTCTCCCATGTAAATTCGGGCAATTCCCTGCCGAAATGGCCATAAACAGCTGTTTTCTTATATATCGGCCGCCTCAGGTCGAGATATTCTATCATTCCTCTGGGAGTAAGCGGGAAATTTTCATAAATTATTTTCTGGAGTTCCTCTTCCGGCAAAAGTCCTGTTCCATATGTATCAACGAAGATAGATATAGGCTCGGGTATACCTATCGCATATGATAATTGCACCTCGCATCTTTTTGCGAGCCCGGCTTTAACTATGTTTTTCGCTATGTAGCGCGCCATATAAGACGCTGAGCGATCAACCTTCGTGGGGTCCTTCCCCGAGAAGCAACCGCCACCATTGTGTGCGTAGCCACCATAGGTATCGACCACTGTTTTCCTGCCGGTAAGACCTGTATCGGCAACGGGACCACCAAGAACAAATCTGCCCGTTGGATTAATGTATATATGGTCGTCATCGGGAAGCATGTCTTCAGGTATGACTTTCCTTATTATTTTCTCAAGAATCTGCTCGCGAAGGAACTTGTATTCAACATCCGGGTTGTGCTGTGCAGCAATAACTATCGCATCCACTTTCTTGGGCACGCCATTAAGATATTCCACCGTAACCTGTGTTTTACCGTCAGGTCTGAGCCATTCTAATTCCCCTGATTTTCGAGCTTCAGCCATTCTCATTGCGAGCCTATGAGCAAAATGTATAGGCATCGGCATAAGCTCTGGTGTTTCATCACAAGCATATCCGAACATTATGCCCTGGTCACCAGCACCGTCTCGGTCAACGCCAATAGCAATGTCGGGCGACTGCTGGTCAATAGTCGTTAAAACCGCCATATTCTCCCAGTGAAAACCAAGACTTGGGTCCGTATACCCTATTTCTCTTACTGTTTCACGAGCTATTTTTGGAATATCCACATATGTTTTCGTGGTTATCTCGCCGCCCACGATAATCATGCCCGTAGTCGCGAATACCTCGCAGGCAACACGCCCATAAGGGTCTTCCGCCAATATAGCATCCAAAACTGCATCGGAAATTTGGTCGCAAATTTTATCGGGGTGACCTTCGGTAACGCTTTCCGAGGTGAATAAATACCTTCCCTGCTGTTGGGTCATCTTGATTTCCTCCTTTTTGAGGTCCTTGAGCCCTCAATAAATGTTAACCATAAGCTAATAAGATATTTTTGTGGCTTACATTGGCAAGAAAAATTGTTAAACAAATAAAGATCAATCTCTCCGCGAACTCCGAACACTAATAGAACCAGCATCCTCACCAAGCGCAGCCTTCAACGCTACCACAGCAGTCTCGATCATCGAATCGTCCGGAGGCTTCGTTGTTATTCGTTGCAGCCACATCCCTGGATAGGTCATAAGTTTAAAAATAAAGCTTTCGTCCGGAAGATTGTCCCCAATTTTTAAGAACTCATAGGCAATGCCGAAAACAATTGGCAAAAGCAGAATATGGTAAAGCATCCTGTAAAAAGGTCTCATGGCTATGCCGAATGCCGAATAAAGTATCCCGTCAACTAATGCATAAAACAGAATTGCCAATATAACCATCACCAATATGAAGCTCGTCCCGCACCTTGGATGATATGTAGTGTAGTTTCGAGTTGAGGCTATTTCCACAGGTTCACCGTGTTCATATGCATTAATGACTTTGTGTTCTGCACCGTGATACTGAAAAACACGCCTAATGTCCGGCACAAACGATATAACAACGATATAGACTATAAAAAGCACTACTCTCACGAAACCAGCAAACAGATTGAAAAGGAATGGCTTCTGCTTAAATCCCGCAACAGAGGATACCAGAAGCGGCAAGTATGCGAAAAGTGCCACTGCCGCCGCAAATGCAACAACTAAAACAAGAAATGATATCAACCGACTCACAACAGTTTCCTTGCGTTCATCGTCGGGACTTGCGATCCGGGCGGATAACTCAAGGTATTTCATCCCGAAATAAAGCATCTCAACAATCCCAATGAATCCCCGTATCAAAGGCAACCCCAATAATTTCTTTCTTTTAGCCAACGATGTATAATTTTCTTTCACAACTTCAATGTCGCCATCGGGTTTCCTTACCGCCATGGCGAAAGCATCCTCAGAGCGCATCATAACGCCCTCTATAACAGCCTGTCCCCCTGCCTTGGGCCTCTGGGATTTCGGTTTTTTGGTGTTTTGCTCCATGGAATTATTTTACAAGAATTGCCTTTTTGATAGGGGACATGCAACCTGACCGAAACATGACTCTTATCAAGTAAATCCCCGAGGGAAAACCATTTAAATTTATCGAAACCAAGCCGCCTTTTTGGAAATAAACTTTTCTAACAATTCTGCCAGTTACATCGAAGACAGACGCATAATAGGCATTATCCGCGCGGATAAACAAGATTGAGTTGAACGGATTTTGTCTAATCTCAAATCGTTCTGCATCAGTAAATCTGTGTTCCGAGACGACCTCACGGCTGGGGCTTTTAGGAACACTTTTGAGCCCTGTTCGCCCGAAGGAATCCTCAAGGAGCACAAAAAACCATAGCGACCCTGGCGGAGCGGATGATGTATACACAAACGATGTATCGTCAAGGTCCGTTATCCTAACTATTGGTTCTGAAAATAAGCCAACGGAATCAGTTGAGCGATAAAGCTGATAAGCACTCGCAAAACGCCAATCTGGTCTATTCCAGTAAATTTCGTAAGTAGTGTCGGAAATTTTCTCCACGAAAAGCTCGAGTTGAGGAGGAAGCATGGTATTACTATTGCGCCTATCCCCAAGGAATTGACACCAGAAGCGATAACCTGGCACAGGAACTCTATCAACACTCCATATTGAAAGCCTCCCGCCGCCGTCTATCGACACTATAAATGTCGTGTCGTGAAATGTGAACAAGGCAGGGGTCAAAATACCCGACCGTGCATGTTCAATCGTATCGGGAAAACTATCAACATAGCTTGAGAGAGGATTCATTGCGACAAGGAACTGTCGGGAGCTATCCTCATTAAAAGCCTGTATTATATATTCAGGTCCTATCTCAAAGTTAATGTCAGCAAGAAGCGGTGTCCCATATGTATGTCCGAACGCAAGATGAAGAGCAACACCACCAAAACTCGATAAAGCCCCTTCCGGCGTCAGCGCGAATACTGTGCCATCAATAGAATTGAAAGCAAGGTCATAGCGATAATCACCACCGACATCACCTACTGCTGGCGAGCAATAAACCCAGCTCCCCGGACGGCCAACGACATAAAGGGTGTCGAGACTTGACGATGAGTGGTCGTACCTCATAACCAACCCATGCTCAGCGCCGTAGCCGGAAACATGCGCGCCAAAGAACAATTCGTCTATTCCGTCACAGTCATAATCCCAGCCTAAAGGTGTCGAATAACTCAAGTAGCAATGCTCCGGCATTTCAACAGGAAACCCTGAAATCAGTGAGCCTGTGGGCTCGTAGGCAAAAAGTTTTCTATAACTTTCAAGTATTATCTCTGCTTCTCCATCGCCATCTATATCAGCCAGCGTCGGAGACGATACACAAGAACCAGTTGTCGACGAAAAAGCAACATGAAAAATCTGAACACCATCAAAAGTTAACGCAAAAAGATTGGTATCAACACATACTATAACTTCCAGTTCACCATCCCCGTTTAAATCGTAAAGCACAGGTGAGACAAAGTGCGCCTGATTGCCCAGCTTTAATGCGTAAATGCTTTCAGCCACCACACCATTGTAGTCAATGCGCCATAGTATGCCGTTAGCAGTCAGGGCAAAAATGGCCAATATGCTGTCAACATTTTCCCACGCGAGTTTCGAGGTTACAGGACCATGAACATAAAATGGGAAGCCGGGCAACATAGAACCATCATAAGATATGGCGTAAATGGAATCGTCGGTGGTTCCCACTAAGACAATAGGAACCGAGTCAAGATACGCTATAGCCGGTCCCCCCCAAACAGCAAGGGTATCGGAAGCTCCGAGTTCAACATCGATTCTCGATGCACACGAAAGTCCAAAAATGACTAATAGTATTAAAATTACAAACTTTTTCATTTGTCCTCCCGCTATTAAGTTTAAAAAACTTAAGGCAATATCCCTCTAATTACCACCTGTCGTTTCGCCTGAACTTTGAGCGGACATCTTCTGAACGGTTTCGAGTAGCAATGTGGTTTTAAGCTCTATAGCAGTTAAAATCCAGAACTGATAATGAGATATTTGAGCAGACCGATGTATAAGGTAAATAAGCTTAAGCGAAATAAAAAGCACAGCAAAATCAAGCGCCATAGTTCCTACCACATGTCGCCAGAAAATCTCGACCACAAACAAAGTAACCACAGCAGCGATAAAAAGGGCGTTAAGTATCCTATCCTTCTTGGTCGGCTTCCCGCCAAACGACCCTATAGCCTTTCGAAGTTTTTCATCGTATAGGACCGAAAGTCCCTCTTGCTCAGCGTATTCCAAGGTATCTTTGTCTACTTTCATCCTCCCTCCCTATGCTCTATTACAAGTAATCTTTAATTAACTACGGTAATCAAGTTAAGCAATCGAGAGTATTTACGCATTTCTTTTCTGAAATGCTGCCCAAAAAGAAAGTGGAACACAGAACATAAACCCAACAAAACCAAAAACATCTCCTATCCTGTCATAAACCGTCTTTTCATAAGTAGCATTAATGGTGAAAAATAACATACATCGCTCAAAAAGGCGCGTTTGCCTTACAACCCTGCCGTAAGGGTCAACTATCATTGATACTCCAGTATTGGCACTTCGGACTATCCAAACCCTATTTTCGATCGCTCTCATAACATTAAACATGGCATGTTGATAGGGTCCCGGCGTTTTGCCGAACCAACCATCGTTAGGGTCCCGGCGTTTTGCCGAACCAACCATCATTAGTAATGTTAACGAGAAAGTCAGCTCCTTCCTTTCGGAACCTCCTTGCGAGCCATGAAAAAGCCGACTCGTAGCAAATCATGGCTGAAAAATCGACGAT harbors:
- the metK gene encoding methionine adenosyltransferase, which produces MTQQQGRYLFTSESVTEGHPDKICDQISDAVLDAILAEDPYGRVACEVFATTGMIIVGGEITTKTYVDIPKIARETVREIGYTDPSLGFHWENMAVLTTIDQQSPDIAIGVDRDGAGDQGIMFGYACDETPELMPMPIHFAHRLAMRMAEARKSGELEWLRPDGKTQVTVEYLNGVPKKVDAIVIAAQHNPDVEYKFLREQILEKIIRKVIPEDMLPDDDHIYINPTGRFVLGGPVADTGLTGRKTVVDTYGGYAHNGGGCFSGKDPTKVDRSASYMARYIAKNIVKAGLAKRCEVQLSYAIGIPEPISIFVDTYGTGLLPEEELQKIIYENFPLTPRGMIEYLDLRRPIYKKTAVYGHFGRELPEFTWEKTDKVDVLKKYL
- a CDS encoding T9SS type A sorting domain-containing protein; its protein translation is MKKFVILILLVIFGLSCASRIDVELGASDTLAVWGGPAIAYLDSVPIVLVGTTDDSIYAISYDGSMLPGFPFYVHGPVTSKLAWENVDSILAIFALTANGILWRIDYNGVVAESIYALKLGNQAHFVSPVLYDLNGDGELEVIVCVDTNLFALTFDGVQIFHVAFSSTTGSCVSSPTLADIDGDGEAEIILESYRKLFAYEPTGSLISGFPVEMPEHCYLSYSTPLGWDYDCDGIDELFFGAHVSGYGAEHGLVMRYDHSSSSLDTLYVVGRPGSWVYCSPAVGDVGGDYRYDLAFNSIDGTVFALTPEGALSSFGGVALHLAFGHTYGTPLLADINFEIGPEYIIQAFNEDSSRQFLVAMNPLSSYVDSFPDTIEHARSGILTPALFTFHDTTFIVSIDGGGRLSIWSVDRVPVPGYRFWCQFLGDRRNSNTMLPPQLELFVEKISDTTYEIYWNRPDWRFASAYQLYRSTDSVGLFSEPIVRITDLDDTSFVYTSSAPPGSLWFFVLLEDSFGRTGLKSVPKSPSREVVSEHRFTDAERFEIRQNPFNSILFIRADNAYYASVFDVTGRIVRKVYFQKGGLVSINLNGFPSGIYLIRVMFRSGCMSPIKKAILVK
- the sucD gene encoding succinate--CoA ligase subunit alpha, producing MAILVDKNTKVLVQGITGRDGSFHTRLMLDYGTKVVAGVTPGKGGQEVHGVRVYNTVKEAVEETGANTSIIFVPPKFAVDAIFEAAEAGIKLIVTITEGIPALEESKVFDFLKKVGARMIGPNCPGIISPGKCKVGILPAHIFKEGDIGIVSRSGTLTYEIVYNITKSGFGQSTCIGIGGDAIIGTNFIDVLSLFEKDPQTRGVVLIGEIGGTDEQEAAEFIRDHMTKPVVAFIAGLTAPPGKRMGHAGAIISGSEGTAKEKIEKFKECGVPVASIPSEIPALLKQVLKEKGAK
- a CDS encoding DUF1385 domain-containing protein, with the translated sequence MMRSEDAFAMAVRKPDGDIEVVKENYTSLAKRKKLLGLPLIRGFIGIVEMLYFGMKYLELSARIASPDDERKETVVSRLISFLVLVVAFAAAVALFAYLPLLVSSVAGFKQKPFLFNLFAGFVRVVLFIVYIVVISFVPDIRRVFQYHGAEHKVINAYEHGEPVEIASTRNYTTYHPRCGTSFILVMVILAILFYALVDGILYSAFGIAMRPFYRMLYHILLLPIVFGIAYEFLKIGDNLPDESFIFKLMTYPGMWLQRITTKPPDDSMIETAVVALKAALGEDAGSISVRSSRRD